DNA sequence from the Cellulosilyticum sp. I15G10I2 genome:
GGTATACTTACCAATGGTATGGTTCTCTTAAACGTAAGTACATACATGCAGATGGTTGTTAAAGGTATAGTACTTGCACTTGCAGTAGGCTTTGATAGTATTCAAAAACGTCGTGTAGCGCACTAAAGGCGATCTAAAGTCAATAATACAGGAGGATGTTTATGAAAGATAAAATGCTTCAGGCAGTAATGGCAGCACCTCATGAGATAGAGTTTAAAGAGATTCCGGTACCTGAGATAAAACCAGAACAGGTATTGGTACAAATAAAGAGAATCGGTGTATGCGGAAGTGATATGCATGTCAATCACGGACAGCATCCTTATGTTAGTTATCCGCTGATTCAGGGACATGAGGTGTCGGCAAAGATTATAGCTTTAGGTAAAGCTGTTACTGGACTTCAAGTAGGACAGAAGGTAACGATTGAACCACAGGTATATTGTGGTGAGTGCTATCCATGTACGCATGGTAAATATAACTTATGTGAAGATTTGAAAGTTATGGGTTTCCAGACAATAGGTACTGCTAGTGAATATTTTGCAGTAGATGCCTCAAAAATTACACCACTGCCTGATGGTATGTCATATGATGAAGGTGCAATGATTGAACCTCTGGCTGTTACTGTTCATGCCTGCAAGCGTTCAGGTGATGTTAAGGACAAGAAAGTGGTAGTACTCGGTGCAGGACCGATTGGGATATTATTGTGCCAAACCTTAAAAGCTTATGGTGCGGCAGAGGTCATGATGACGGATATTTCTGATTATCGTTTAGACCTTGCTAAAAGATGTGGTGCCGATTACGTGTATAACACAAAGCACGTTGATTTTGCTAAGGTGGTTGTTGAGTGTTTTGGAAAGGATAAGGCTGATATAATCTATGATTGTGCAGGCAACGACATCACAATGGGGCAGGCTATTGCAAATGCGAGAAAAGGAAGTATCATCGTTCTGTTAGCTGTATTTGCAGGTATGGCAACTGTAGATCTTGCAAAGTTAAACGATTCTGAAGTGGATTTATATACATCTATGATGTATAGACATGAAGATTATTTAGAAGCCATTCGTTTAGTTGAGGAAGGTAAAATTCAGCTTAAACCACTCATGAGCAAGCATTTTGATTTCAAGGATTATCCGGAAGCATATCATTATATTGATAATAACCATGAGACCACCATGAAAGTTTTAATAGATGTTGATGGTGATGAGGGTTAATTATAAC
Encoded proteins:
- a CDS encoding zinc-dependent alcohol dehydrogenase, producing the protein MLQAVMAAPHEIEFKEIPVPEIKPEQVLVQIKRIGVCGSDMHVNHGQHPYVSYPLIQGHEVSAKIIALGKAVTGLQVGQKVTIEPQVYCGECYPCTHGKYNLCEDLKVMGFQTIGTASEYFAVDASKITPLPDGMSYDEGAMIEPLAVTVHACKRSGDVKDKKVVVLGAGPIGILLCQTLKAYGAAEVMMTDISDYRLDLAKRCGADYVYNTKHVDFAKVVVECFGKDKADIIYDCAGNDITMGQAIANARKGSIIVLLAVFAGMATVDLAKLNDSEVDLYTSMMYRHEDYLEAIRLVEEGKIQLKPLMSKHFDFKDYPEAYHYIDNNHETTMKVLIDVDGDEG